The Alteromonas stellipolaris genome includes a region encoding these proteins:
- a CDS encoding Imm8 family immunity protein: protein MNNFVPVIRSFDCSDFDPINEWVFEDPAEVDFWLNISVGAEGMDGTNDFQVHVVTQKLLSQINDKRHLLTLPYYSWDKTLEETNKILSNCTDVSWEGMFKQIAKHFSWEYEWSHR, encoded by the coding sequence ATGAATAATTTTGTTCCCGTCATCAGAAGTTTCGATTGTTCAGACTTTGACCCAATTAACGAGTGGGTATTCGAAGATCCTGCCGAAGTAGATTTTTGGTTAAATATTTCTGTTGGCGCGGAAGGCATGGACGGAACTAATGATTTTCAAGTTCATGTGGTTACACAAAAACTTCTATCGCAAATCAATGACAAAAGGCATCTGCTTACTTTGCCTTATTACTCTTGGGACAAAACTCTAGAGGAAACAAATAAAATACTTTCAAATTGTACAGACGTTAGCTGGGAAGGTATGTTTAAACAAATCGCTAAACATTTTAGTTGGGAATACGAGTGGTCTCATCGGTAG
- the fadA gene encoding acetyl-CoA C-acyltransferase FadA: MKEVVVIDCVRTPMGRSKAGVFRNVRAETMSAALMTALLERNPGVDPAEIEDIIWGCVQQTKEQGFNIARNAQLLTQIPRTTGAVTVNRLCGSSMQALHDATSGIMSGRGDIYMIGGVEHMGHVPMNYNIDFHPGLAKYTAKASGMMGMTAELLGRQNGISREMQDAFGARSHQLAHKAHVEGRWANEIVPIEGHDANGTLKLIDYDEVIRPESTAESMAQLRPVFDPVNGTVTAGTSSALSDGASAMLLMSADKAKALGLTPRAKIRSMAVAGCDAAIMGYGPVPATQKALKRAGLSMDDIQLAEFNEAFAAQALSCIKQLGWMDNLDDKINLNGGAISLGHPLGCSGSRISGTLINLMESQDVELGLATMCIGLGQGIATVFERV; the protein is encoded by the coding sequence ATGAAAGAAGTCGTAGTTATCGATTGTGTTCGTACCCCTATGGGACGCTCGAAAGCCGGTGTGTTTAGAAATGTTCGTGCAGAGACGATGTCTGCTGCACTAATGACCGCGTTACTTGAGCGCAACCCAGGTGTTGATCCAGCAGAAATTGAAGACATTATTTGGGGCTGTGTACAGCAAACCAAAGAACAAGGTTTCAACATTGCGCGTAATGCCCAATTGCTAACCCAAATTCCACGTACCACAGGTGCAGTAACCGTTAACCGTTTATGCGGTTCTTCAATGCAAGCATTGCATGACGCTACTAGCGGTATTATGAGTGGCCGTGGCGATATATACATGATTGGTGGTGTTGAGCACATGGGCCATGTACCTATGAACTACAACATCGACTTTCACCCAGGCCTAGCTAAGTACACCGCAAAAGCTTCAGGCATGATGGGTATGACTGCCGAGCTACTTGGCCGTCAAAACGGTATTAGCCGTGAAATGCAAGACGCCTTTGGTGCACGTTCGCATCAGCTAGCACATAAAGCACATGTTGAAGGCCGCTGGGCCAACGAGATTGTGCCTATTGAAGGTCATGATGCTAACGGCACGCTTAAACTGATTGATTATGATGAAGTTATTCGCCCAGAAAGCACTGCTGAAAGTATGGCGCAACTTCGCCCTGTATTCGACCCAGTAAATGGAACCGTTACTGCGGGTACATCTTCAGCGTTGTCTGACGGTGCGTCTGCCATGTTGCTTATGTCTGCCGATAAAGCGAAAGCCCTTGGTTTAACACCTCGCGCTAAAATTCGTTCGATGGCAGTGGCTGGTTGTGATGCCGCTATTATGGGTTACGGCCCAGTACCTGCAACACAAAAAGCGCTTAAACGTGCTGGCCTTAGCATGGACGACATTCAACTTGCTGAGTTCAACGAAGCCTTTGCAGCCCAAGCACTATCGTGCATTAAGCAACTAGGTTGGATGGACAATCTTGATGACAAGATTAACCTTAACGGCGGCGCTATTTCACTAGGTCACCCACTAGGTTGTTCTGGTTCACGTATTTCAGGTACCTTGATTAACCTGATGGAATCGCAAGATGTAGAGCTAGGCCTAGCCACCATGTGTATTGGTTTAGGCCAAGGTATTGCTACTGTATTTGAACGTGTTTAA
- a CDS encoding RDD family protein: MEEAQGKWICGFWRRIGALFIDTIVLGVLGYVVGLFLEDIFVQLGGWGRLIGFAVSITYFGVMNSSLSNGQTIGKRILNIKVVDSSNSTISLPKSFLRYSFLAVPFSLNGAQITNEALLSYLMYPLSFIIFGGLFSIFYLYTFNRATRQSLHDLAVDTYVVNTEISPEELPSVWKPHLVVVAGLFITAALVPVFTSDLAKSEPFKGLLATQEAINSNESVKYAGVTEGSTTFTSSDSGTTTTTYVNTQAFLYKNNVDDSDIAKQLAQVIVKTYPESLNKNLIQVTLTYGYDIGIASKWNSHNHQFNPQELNSSE, translated from the coding sequence TTGGAAGAGGCACAAGGAAAATGGATTTGCGGGTTCTGGAGAAGAATCGGGGCGCTGTTTATTGACACTATTGTTTTAGGTGTTTTGGGATATGTTGTAGGTTTATTCCTTGAAGACATCTTTGTTCAGCTTGGTGGATGGGGAAGATTAATTGGTTTTGCCGTATCAATTACATATTTCGGAGTTATGAATAGCTCCTTATCAAATGGCCAAACTATTGGTAAGAGAATACTAAATATCAAGGTAGTAGATTCATCCAATTCAACTATTAGTCTACCTAAGTCATTTTTAAGGTATAGCTTCCTTGCAGTTCCATTTTCACTGAATGGAGCACAAATTACTAACGAAGCATTGCTTTCATATTTAATGTATCCGTTGTCATTTATTATATTTGGCGGCTTATTTTCAATTTTTTACTTATATACTTTTAATCGTGCAACTCGGCAGTCATTACATGACCTTGCTGTAGATACTTATGTTGTAAATACTGAGATTAGCCCTGAAGAGTTACCTTCCGTGTGGAAACCGCACTTAGTCGTGGTTGCAGGTTTATTCATTACAGCAGCCCTTGTACCAGTATTTACTTCCGACTTAGCTAAATCAGAACCTTTCAAAGGCTTACTAGCTACCCAGGAAGCAATAAATAGTAACGAATCAGTAAAATATGCAGGTGTCACAGAAGGTTCAACTACTTTTACTTCGTCTGATTCCGGCACGACAACGACTACTTATGTGAATACACAGGCTTTTCTCTATAAAAATAATGTTGACGATTCGGATATTGCTAAGCAATTAGCACAGGTGATAGTTAAAACTTATCCAGAGTCATTAAACAAAAACTTGATTCAAGTAACACTCACCTATGGTTATGATATTGGTATTGCATCAAAGTGGAATAGCCACAACCACCAGTTTAACCCTCAAGAGTTAAATAGCTCGGAGTAG
- a CDS encoding Txe/YoeB family addiction module toxin produces MSNRLLSWTDEAWNSYVYWQTQDKKTLKRINKLISDVKRSPFDGIGKPEPLKENLSGFWSRRIDDTNRLVYAVDDTSITIISCRYHY; encoded by the coding sequence ATGAGTAACAGGTTGTTATCATGGACTGATGAAGCTTGGAATAGTTACGTTTATTGGCAGACTCAAGACAAGAAAACCTTAAAACGTATCAATAAGTTAATTTCGGATGTTAAGCGTTCTCCATTTGATGGAATTGGAAAACCGGAACCTCTTAAAGAAAATCTTTCAGGTTTCTGGTCCCGCAGAATAGATGACACCAACCGTTTGGTATATGCCGTGGACGATACCTCAATTACGATTATCTCGTGTCGTTACCATTACTAG
- a CDS encoding GNAT family N-acetyltransferase produces the protein MVTLRNFNDNDIDRLVHILNDEVVTEFLSTKIPYPYTSADAAWWVNEGSQSGIIKAISYDNVLVGCIGVNRGQFEYERSGEIGYWLDKQYWRKGITSEAIRQMTDFVFAHTNIVRIFGAVFAGNHASMQLLLKSGFNEEAILKKAIYKNGRFYDKHVFAKLLISEPSPIEQA, from the coding sequence ATGGTTACCCTGCGAAACTTCAATGACAATGATATCGATAGGCTTGTGCATATCTTAAATGATGAGGTAGTCACCGAGTTCCTTTCTACTAAAATCCCTTACCCTTATACAAGTGCAGATGCTGCCTGGTGGGTAAATGAAGGCAGTCAATCTGGCATCATCAAAGCCATTTCTTACGATAATGTATTGGTAGGGTGCATTGGGGTTAATCGAGGGCAGTTTGAATATGAGCGCTCTGGTGAGATTGGCTATTGGCTTGATAAGCAGTATTGGCGTAAAGGTATAACCTCAGAGGCCATTCGACAAATGACAGATTTTGTCTTTGCCCATACCAATATTGTAAGAATTTTCGGCGCTGTGTTTGCGGGTAACCATGCATCTATGCAACTGCTTTTGAAATCAGGCTTTAACGAAGAAGCTATACTGAAAAAAGCCATTTATAAAAATGGGCGCTTTTACGACAAGCATGTTTTTGCGAAGTTACTGATAAGTGAACCATCCCCTATCGAACAAGCCTAG
- a CDS encoding YrhK family protein, translating into MSQGVEFDVNIGNDHIVIQRRYEALGAFNDLLIAIWFLIGSFFFLNDSLVESGTWLFIVGSAQLIIKPFIKLTSLIHVSRVFKRSTSNTASA; encoded by the coding sequence GTGAGTCAAGGTGTGGAATTCGACGTAAATATCGGTAATGACCATATTGTAATACAGCGTCGCTATGAGGCTTTAGGTGCATTCAATGATTTGCTAATCGCTATCTGGTTTCTGATTGGTAGCTTTTTCTTTTTAAATGACTCGCTTGTTGAAAGTGGTACGTGGTTATTTATAGTAGGTAGCGCGCAATTAATTATTAAACCATTCATTAAATTAACCAGCCTGATTCATGTGAGTAGAGTGTTTAAACGGTCTACATCAAATACAGCAAGCGCTTAG
- a CDS encoding nucleotidyltransferase family protein, with protein sequence MNYESLIKSWLQLDNTRYSALLIASELGLNDWCLSAGFLRNLVWDNLHQKEHPTPLNDIDLVYYNSDNICPETDKEVENNLRNQLSLPWSVKNQARMHIRNQDLPYSSTSDAMSYWPEIETAVGVNMDKARNIKFMAPFGLEHLFNKTITINPKRRKPAVFYNRVRSKNWQAIWPGLRVSA encoded by the coding sequence ATGAACTACGAATCTCTCATCAAGTCATGGCTTCAATTAGATAATACAAGATACTCGGCGCTTCTCATCGCCTCGGAGTTAGGACTAAACGATTGGTGTTTATCAGCTGGCTTTCTTAGAAACCTTGTTTGGGACAATCTTCACCAAAAAGAGCACCCTACGCCACTCAACGATATAGATCTGGTGTATTACAATTCGGATAATATATGCCCAGAAACAGACAAAGAAGTAGAGAATAATCTAAGGAATCAGCTCTCGCTTCCTTGGTCAGTTAAAAATCAAGCTCGTATGCATATTCGCAATCAAGACTTGCCGTATTCATCTACATCAGATGCAATGAGTTATTGGCCAGAAATCGAAACCGCAGTAGGCGTTAACATGGACAAAGCTCGAAATATCAAGTTTATGGCACCGTTTGGTTTAGAACATTTGTTCAATAAAACCATTACCATTAATCCTAAGCGCAGAAAACCAGCAGTGTTCTATAATCGAGTTCGCAGTAAAAATTGGCAGGCGATCTGGCCAGGGTTACGTGTAAGTGCCTAA
- the fadB gene encoding fatty acid oxidation complex subunit alpha FadB, which translates to MIYTGKSLSVSLLDDGFAELVFDAEGSVNKFDRQTVTELDEATQALLKESGVKGLVVRSAKSAFIVGADITEFTGLFAMDEAEVLNWVANTSQVFDRFEDLPFPTVAAINGFALGGGCEMTLACDLRVADTTASIGLPEVKLGIMPGFGGTVRLPRLIGADNALEWMTTGKDRKGAKALAEGAVDAVVAPESLRDSALSMLKDAVDGKFKWEARRAQKKAPLQLNKNEAMMSFSTAQAMVFAQAGKHYPAPHKMVETVQKAAGLDRDGALKLENEGFVALTKTDAAQAQIGIFLADQLVKSKGKKQAKAATKDVKLNAVLGAGIMGGGIAYQSAVKGMPVIMKDINTDALDLGLNEAANILGKGMQRGKVDAKTMAKTLNAITPTLDYNTLKDADLVIEAVVENPKVKGIVLKEVEDVVADDAIICSNTSTISINQLAKSLDKPERFCGMHFFNPVHRMPLVEIIRGENTSEDTINAVVATTLRMGKTPIVVNDCPGFLVNRVLFPYFAGFSKLLIDGADFVAVDKVMEKQFGWPMGPAYLMDVVGIDTGDHAADVMAAGIPERMARIGDDPVTVLYKEKRLGQKNGKGFYNYGKDKRGKPTKVAAEEAYSLLAPITADTKDFDAQDIIARLMIPMANEAIRCLEEGIVGTAAEADMALLYGLGFPPFRGGVFRWIETMGLANFVELADKYASLGPIYQISDGVRKMAAEGKSYFA; encoded by the coding sequence ATGATATATACAGGCAAGAGTCTATCCGTCAGTCTGTTAGATGACGGTTTTGCTGAACTGGTATTTGATGCCGAAGGTTCAGTAAATAAGTTCGATCGCCAAACAGTGACCGAGCTTGATGAAGCAACCCAAGCACTGCTTAAAGAAAGCGGTGTTAAAGGCTTAGTAGTACGCAGCGCAAAATCTGCATTTATTGTAGGTGCTGATATCACCGAATTTACCGGCTTATTCGCGATGGATGAAGCCGAAGTACTAAACTGGGTAGCAAACACATCTCAAGTGTTTGACCGCTTCGAAGATTTGCCTTTCCCTACCGTGGCTGCCATTAACGGTTTCGCACTAGGTGGCGGCTGTGAAATGACACTAGCTTGTGACCTTCGCGTTGCAGACACAACAGCTTCTATTGGCCTACCAGAAGTTAAACTAGGCATAATGCCTGGCTTTGGTGGCACAGTACGTTTACCTCGTCTTATCGGTGCCGATAACGCACTAGAGTGGATGACTACAGGTAAAGATCGTAAGGGCGCAAAAGCCCTTGCCGAAGGCGCCGTTGACGCCGTAGTTGCCCCTGAGTCATTACGTGACAGTGCCCTTTCTATGCTGAAAGATGCAGTAGATGGTAAGTTTAAATGGGAAGCACGTCGTGCTCAGAAAAAAGCCCCTTTACAACTGAATAAAAACGAAGCCATGATGAGCTTCTCAACTGCGCAAGCTATGGTATTTGCCCAAGCAGGCAAACACTACCCCGCACCGCATAAAATGGTAGAAACCGTTCAAAAAGCCGCTGGCCTTGACCGCGACGGCGCACTTAAGCTTGAGAACGAAGGCTTTGTAGCCCTAACTAAAACCGATGCAGCGCAAGCGCAAATTGGTATTTTCCTAGCCGACCAGCTAGTTAAAAGCAAAGGCAAGAAACAAGCTAAAGCAGCCACTAAAGACGTAAAACTAAATGCCGTACTGGGTGCGGGTATTATGGGTGGTGGTATTGCGTATCAAAGTGCTGTTAAAGGCATGCCAGTGATAATGAAAGACATTAACACTGATGCACTAGACCTAGGCTTAAACGAAGCCGCCAACATTCTTGGTAAAGGTATGCAGCGCGGTAAAGTTGATGCCAAAACCATGGCAAAAACCCTTAACGCTATTACGCCTACCCTTGACTACAACACGCTTAAAGACGCCGATCTTGTTATTGAAGCGGTTGTTGAAAACCCGAAAGTAAAAGGCATCGTGCTTAAAGAAGTAGAAGACGTAGTGGCCGATGACGCTATCATTTGTTCTAACACCTCTACTATTTCAATTAACCAACTAGCGAAAAGCTTAGACAAGCCAGAACGCTTCTGTGGTATGCACTTCTTTAACCCAGTACACCGCATGCCATTGGTTGAAATCATTCGTGGTGAAAACACCTCGGAAGACACCATCAATGCCGTAGTGGCCACAACACTTCGCATGGGTAAAACCCCTATTGTAGTTAACGATTGCCCAGGGTTCCTAGTAAACCGTGTATTGTTCCCTTACTTTGCAGGCTTCAGTAAATTGCTAATAGATGGCGCTGATTTTGTTGCCGTTGATAAAGTAATGGAGAAACAATTCGGCTGGCCAATGGGCCCTGCTTACCTAATGGACGTTGTTGGTATTGATACCGGCGACCATGCTGCAGACGTTATGGCTGCGGGTATTCCAGAGCGTATGGCACGTATTGGCGACGACCCAGTAACCGTTCTTTATAAAGAAAAACGCTTAGGCCAGAAAAATGGCAAAGGCTTTTATAACTACGGTAAAGACAAGCGCGGCAAGCCTACCAAAGTGGCTGCTGAAGAAGCGTATAGCTTGCTTGCTCCTATTACTGCCGATACCAAAGACTTCGACGCGCAAGATATTATTGCACGCTTGATGATCCCTATGGCTAACGAAGCAATTCGTTGCCTAGAAGAAGGCATTGTAGGTACTGCAGCTGAAGCAGATATGGCCTTACTTTACGGTTTAGGCTTCCCTCCATTCCGCGGTGGTGTATTCCGCTGGATTGAAACAATGGGATTAGCGAACTTTGTCGAACTAGCCGACAAATACGCCAGTCTTGGCCCGATTTACCAAATTTCAGATGGCGTTCGCAAGATGGCCGCTGAAGGTAAATCTTACTTCGCTTAA
- a CDS encoding type II toxin-antitoxin system Phd/YefM family antitoxin → MRIVSFTEARNGLKAVLDNVINDADTTVITRRDSEDAVVMSLDYYNSLMETVHLLRSPANAEHLNRSIAQFKAAKTIQRELIDE, encoded by the coding sequence ATGAGAATTGTCTCTTTTACCGAAGCACGAAATGGTCTAAAAGCCGTTTTGGACAATGTAATCAACGATGCAGATACAACAGTAATCACTCGTCGTGACTCTGAGGATGCTGTTGTAATGTCATTAGATTACTACAACAGCCTTATGGAAACCGTTCATCTACTTCGTTCTCCAGCGAACGCTGAACACTTAAATCGTTCAATAGCACAGTTTAAAGCGGCAAAAACGATCCAGCGAGAACTTATTGATGAGTAA
- a CDS encoding integron integrase: MKSMFMQMVVQHMRNRRYAKRSIQLYSGWIISYIRFHNTKHPADMGDKEVELFLSHLVNKKNVAPATQASALNALAFLYRDVLEKPLSLSLDFVTSRRQAKLPVVLTQDEVVALFAQLPAHLKLPISLLYGSGLRLMEAVRLRVKDIDFDYNAIRIWDGKGGKHRVVTLAAELKPGLTRQISVVETYLIADLDNPSYQGVYLPHRLRVKYQNAPKELGWHYLFPSSRLSIDPESKKVRRHHIDESSIQKAIRNTANACGLKKKVTPHTLRHSFATHLLQSGADIRTVQTQLGHSDVKTTQIYTHVLQQGAQGVVSPLSRVLK, from the coding sequence ATGAAGTCGATGTTTATGCAAATGGTGGTTCAACACATGAGAAATCGCCGTTATGCCAAGCGCTCTATCCAGCTTTATAGCGGGTGGATTATTAGCTATATACGCTTTCACAATACTAAGCATCCTGCCGATATGGGAGACAAAGAAGTAGAGTTATTTTTATCTCACTTAGTGAATAAAAAGAATGTTGCGCCAGCCACGCAAGCCAGTGCGCTGAATGCGTTGGCATTTCTGTATCGTGACGTACTAGAAAAGCCGCTTTCCTTGAGTCTCGATTTCGTTACAAGTCGCAGGCAAGCCAAGTTACCTGTTGTGCTAACACAAGACGAAGTGGTCGCGCTTTTCGCCCAATTGCCTGCCCATTTAAAGTTACCTATTTCATTGCTGTATGGCAGCGGTTTGCGTTTAATGGAAGCAGTTCGGTTACGGGTGAAAGACATCGATTTCGACTACAACGCTATTCGCATTTGGGATGGAAAGGGCGGAAAGCATCGTGTTGTTACCTTAGCAGCAGAGCTCAAGCCTGGGCTTACTCGGCAAATAAGTGTGGTTGAAACTTACCTCATTGCTGATTTAGATAACCCTAGTTACCAAGGGGTATATCTGCCACATCGTTTGCGTGTCAAATATCAAAATGCGCCTAAGGAGTTAGGCTGGCATTACCTTTTCCCCTCTTCGCGTTTATCGATTGACCCTGAAAGTAAAAAAGTGCGTCGACATCATATTGATGAATCAAGCATACAAAAGGCGATAAGAAATACAGCAAATGCATGTGGGCTTAAAAAGAAGGTTACGCCGCATACTTTGAGACATTCGTTTGCTACTCATCTTTTACAGTCGGGGGCCGACATTCGTACGGTACAAACGCAGCTGGGTCATTCTGATGTGAAAACCACCCAAATTTACACTCATGTGTTGCAACAGGGCGCGCAGGGGGTAGTTAGCCCTCTCTCCCGTGTTTTAAAATAG